One Paraburkholderia kururiensis DNA window includes the following coding sequences:
- a CDS encoding aldose 1-epimerase, translated as MTVANPAVGGLAGSPPSPGAAAAISSSAGSPAAARRARLEAAAHPVLAGPSTSAVAIGAADTHDVACVTLVNAQLRLDVAPQLGGGMTRFDWRDDGALVPVFRRCLNVSAHTDPNELACYPLLPYSNRIGGGSFRFGHRTVQVPRNRAAEPLPIHGDGWLGRWDVEEVDAERVRLSFEQTDGKPYTYRAAQTYALDGSTLTITLEIENTGRDALPFGLGIHPFLVRDKATELCAAASGLWLAGDDWLPVRHVPAPPAWQFGVAYPLPGGIVNHGFTGWSGRAAVVWPKRRLLLSVTADTDYYVLYTPPGEDFFCFEPVDHPINAMNLAGGAAQHGMTVLARGERLTRAFSFTVERTGLRTAAGAPRAPGAKAGRNAAGKAAR; from the coding sequence ATGACTGTCGCGAATCCCGCCGTTGGCGGCCTTGCTGGCTCGCCGCCGTCGCCAGGCGCTGCTGCGGCCATTTCTTCTTCCGCCGGCTCGCCGGCCGCTGCGCGGCGCGCGCGGCTCGAAGCGGCTGCGCATCCGGTGCTGGCGGGGCCGAGCACGTCGGCCGTCGCGATCGGCGCGGCGGATACTCACGACGTCGCCTGCGTCACGCTCGTGAATGCGCAATTGCGGCTCGACGTTGCGCCTCAACTGGGCGGCGGCATGACGCGCTTCGACTGGCGCGACGACGGCGCGCTCGTGCCCGTGTTCCGGCGCTGCCTCAACGTGAGCGCGCACACGGATCCGAACGAACTGGCGTGCTACCCGCTCTTGCCGTACTCGAACCGGATCGGCGGCGGCAGCTTCCGCTTCGGCCATCGCACGGTGCAGGTGCCGCGCAACCGCGCCGCCGAGCCGCTGCCGATTCACGGCGACGGCTGGCTGGGACGCTGGGACGTGGAAGAGGTGGATGCCGAACGCGTGCGTCTGTCGTTCGAGCAGACCGACGGCAAGCCGTACACGTATCGCGCGGCGCAGACCTATGCGCTCGATGGATCGACGCTCACCATCACGCTCGAAATCGAGAACACGGGGCGCGACGCGCTGCCGTTCGGGCTTGGCATTCATCCGTTCCTGGTGCGCGATAAGGCCACGGAGTTGTGCGCGGCGGCAAGCGGCCTCTGGCTCGCCGGCGACGACTGGCTGCCGGTGCGGCACGTGCCGGCGCCGCCGGCCTGGCAGTTCGGCGTGGCGTATCCGTTGCCGGGCGGCATCGTGAACCACGGGTTCACGGGCTGGAGCGGCCGCGCGGCGGTGGTCTGGCCGAAGCGGCGGCTCTTGCTTTCAGTGACCGCCGATACCGACTACTACGTGCTCTACACGCCGCCCGGCGAAGACTTCTTCTGCTTCGAGCCTGTCGACCATCCGATCAACGCGATGAACCTGGCAGGCGGTGCGGCCCAACACGGCATGACGGTGCTCGCGCGCGGCGAGCGGCTCACGCGCGCGTTCAGCTTCACGGTGGAGCGCACGGGATTGCGTACGGCAGCGGGGGCGCCTCGCGCTCCTGGCGCGAAGGCGGGGCGCAATGCCGCGGGGAAAGCAGCGCGGTAA
- a CDS encoding CinA family protein: MPTDSVVHQLAIRAGNKLRDERLMLTTAESCTGGMVATAITDISGSSGWFERGFVTYSNQAKSEMIGVPAELIEKHGAVSEQVARAMADGALRNSRAQVSLAITGVAGPGGGTETKPVGMVSFAWSNRLHTAAETVVFKGDREQIRVQAAAHALRGLLALLDEKER; encoded by the coding sequence ATGCCTACCGATTCTGTCGTCCACCAGCTCGCCATCCGCGCCGGCAACAAGCTGCGCGACGAACGCCTGATGCTCACGACCGCCGAGTCCTGCACAGGCGGCATGGTCGCCACCGCGATCACCGATATTTCCGGCAGTAGCGGCTGGTTCGAGCGCGGCTTCGTCACGTATTCGAATCAGGCCAAGAGCGAGATGATCGGCGTGCCCGCCGAGTTGATCGAAAAGCATGGCGCGGTCTCGGAGCAGGTCGCGCGCGCCATGGCCGACGGTGCGCTGCGCAACAGTCGCGCGCAGGTGTCGCTGGCGATTACCGGCGTGGCCGGCCCCGGCGGCGGGACGGAGACGAAGCCGGTGGGCATGGTCTCGTTCGCGTGGAGCAACCGGCTGCACACGGCCGCCGAAACGGTCGTGTTCAAGGGCGATCGCGAGCAGATTCGCGTGCAGGCCGCCGCGCATGCGTTGCGCGGGCTGCTTGCGTTGCTCGACGAAAAAGAACGGTAA
- the pyrF gene encoding orotidine-5'-phosphate decarboxylase, which translates to MSSFIQTLNDAWQRANSLLCVGLDPEPSKFPGALANRSDAIFEFCRTIVDATAPYACAFKPQIAYFAAHRAEDQLEALVAHIHAHHPGLPVILDAKRGDIGSTAEQYAREAFERYAADAVTVNPYMGFDSIEPYLAHADKGVIVLCRTSNPGGSDLQFLETGGRPLYQVVAQLAAQKWNVGGQLGLVVGATFPKEIEVVRGIVGDMPLLIPGIGAQGGDVEATVRAGRTAAGTGMLINSSRAIIYAGKGDDYAQAAARAAQETRDKINAYR; encoded by the coding sequence ATGTCCTCATTCATCCAGACGCTCAACGACGCGTGGCAGCGTGCCAATTCGCTGCTTTGCGTCGGCCTCGACCCCGAGCCCTCGAAGTTTCCCGGCGCACTCGCGAACCGCTCCGATGCGATCTTCGAGTTCTGCCGCACCATCGTCGATGCGACTGCGCCCTACGCCTGCGCGTTCAAGCCGCAGATCGCCTACTTCGCCGCGCACCGCGCGGAAGATCAGCTCGAAGCGCTGGTCGCGCACATCCACGCGCATCATCCCGGTTTGCCCGTGATCCTCGACGCGAAGCGCGGCGACATCGGCAGCACCGCCGAGCAGTACGCGCGCGAAGCCTTCGAGCGCTATGCGGCGGACGCCGTCACCGTGAATCCGTACATGGGCTTCGATTCGATCGAGCCGTACCTCGCGCACGCGGACAAGGGCGTGATCGTCTTGTGCCGCACGTCGAACCCCGGCGGCTCCGATCTGCAGTTTCTCGAAACGGGCGGCCGGCCGCTCTATCAGGTCGTCGCGCAACTCGCGGCGCAGAAGTGGAACGTGGGCGGCCAACTGGGTCTCGTGGTGGGCGCGACGTTTCCGAAGGAAATCGAGGTGGTGCGCGGCATCGTCGGCGACATGCCGCTCCTGATTCCGGGCATCGGCGCGCAGGGCGGCGACGTGGAAGCCACGGTGCGCGCGGGCCGCACGGCTGCGGGCACGGGCATGCTCATCAATTCTTCGCGCGCCATCATCTATGCCGGCAAGGGCGACGACTACGCGCAAGCCGCGGCGCGCGCCGCGCAGGAAACGCGCGACAAGATCAACGCGTACCGGTGA
- a CDS encoding phosphatidylglycerophosphatase A, translating to MPEASETSHTSASSSAEGASAETPSPASPDDAASARRATPPPTANAASGTTSAPRRASVRFMLSHPLHIVSLGFGSGLSRIMPGTMGTLFAWLSFMALSRYLAVLDWGILIVGGFVAGIGITGFTARKMGTDDPSPVVWDEIVAFWLVLLMVMPVSFSGQLWSFVLFRFFDMVKPPPIRYFDRRLKGGFGIMFDDLVAAFFTLLVVALWRMSV from the coding sequence GTGCCCGAGGCATCTGAGACGTCGCACACGTCCGCTTCGTCTTCGGCAGAAGGCGCAAGCGCAGAAACGCCCTCACCCGCCTCGCCGGACGATGCCGCTTCCGCACGCCGTGCCACCCCGCCCCCCACGGCCAACGCCGCATCCGGAACAACGAGCGCCCCCCGCCGCGCAAGCGTGCGCTTCATGCTCTCGCATCCGTTGCACATCGTGTCGCTCGGCTTCGGCAGCGGGCTCTCGCGCATCATGCCCGGCACGATGGGCACGCTGTTCGCCTGGCTTTCGTTCATGGCGCTGAGCCGTTATCTGGCGGTGCTGGACTGGGGCATCCTGATCGTGGGCGGCTTCGTTGCCGGCATCGGCATCACGGGCTTTACGGCGAGGAAAATGGGCACCGACGATCCCTCGCCGGTCGTCTGGGACGAAATCGTGGCATTCTGGCTCGTGCTGCTGATGGTGATGCCCGTGTCGTTCAGCGGCCAGCTCTGGTCGTTCGTGCTGTTCCGCTTCTTCGATATGGTGAAACCGCCGCCCATCCGCTATTTCGACCGGCGGCTCAAGGGCGGTTTCGGCATCATGTTCGACGACCTCGTGGCGGCATTCTTCACGCTGCTCGTGGTCGCGCTGTGGCGCATGTCCGTCTGA
- a CDS encoding cupin domain-containing protein yields the protein MTSTGIAVDELIHRLELQPHPEGGFYRETWRAAQQVWRAGANVDPDAARSASTAIYYLLCNGAHSAWHRIRSDEVWHFYAGAPLEVYVLDAVTGALVTHRLGNALDHPGTTFQAVVRAGDWFAARCTDPSTFALVGCTVAPGFEFSEFELADVDALAAQYPAHHELIVQLRPAGASGQHTG from the coding sequence ATGACGAGCACCGGCATTGCAGTGGACGAACTGATCCACCGCCTCGAATTGCAGCCGCATCCCGAAGGCGGCTTCTATCGCGAAACGTGGCGTGCGGCCCAGCAGGTATGGCGCGCGGGCGCGAACGTCGATCCCGACGCCGCGCGTTCGGCGTCCACCGCGATCTACTACCTGCTGTGCAACGGCGCGCATTCGGCCTGGCACCGTATCCGGTCCGACGAAGTCTGGCACTTCTACGCGGGCGCGCCGCTGGAGGTCTACGTGCTCGATGCCGTCACCGGCGCCCTTGTCACGCACCGGCTAGGCAACGCGCTCGACCATCCCGGCACCACGTTTCAGGCGGTGGTTCGCGCGGGCGACTGGTTCGCCGCGCGCTGCACCGACCCGTCGACATTCGCGTTAGTGGGCTGCACCGTGGCGCCGGGCTTCGAATTCAGCGAATTCGAACTCGCCGATGTGGATGCACTCGCCGCGCAGTACCCCGCGCACCACGAGCTCATCGTGCAGTTGCGGCCTGCCGGCGCGTCCGGCCAACACACCGGCTGA
- a CDS encoding SMP-30/gluconolactonase/LRE family protein, with the protein MSTGSAATERAAALAVDSQCSLGEGATWCARTARLYWTDIEGARLWCHDSRDGAIASWPMPERLASFALCADPQWLLLGLAKYLAFFNRTTGAIHRIVDVEPDLNTRLNDGRCDRQGRFVFGTKDEGAPTRAVGGFYRLNRDLTLERLPLPAPAIANGIAFSPDGATMYYCDSPTREIRACDYGDDGRVTNDRTFTTLGNTTAEPDGSTVDADGGIWNAQWAGARVVRYGPDGVETDRVPMPVSQPTCVAFGGAQLDTLYVTSARLGLEADVLAREPQAGGVFAVVTGRRGIAEPFFQGAAPQG; encoded by the coding sequence CACCGCTCGCCTATACTGGACCGATATCGAAGGCGCCCGGCTGTGGTGCCACGACTCGCGCGACGGCGCGATTGCGTCGTGGCCCATGCCGGAGCGGCTCGCGTCCTTCGCGTTGTGCGCGGACCCGCAATGGCTGCTGCTCGGGCTCGCAAAGTACCTCGCGTTCTTCAACCGCACGACGGGCGCGATTCATCGCATCGTGGACGTGGAGCCCGATCTGAACACGCGACTGAACGACGGACGTTGCGACCGGCAAGGGCGCTTCGTATTCGGCACCAAAGACGAGGGCGCACCCACGCGTGCGGTCGGCGGCTTCTACCGGCTCAACCGCGATCTCACGCTCGAAAGGCTGCCGCTGCCGGCGCCCGCGATTGCCAACGGCATCGCGTTCAGCCCCGACGGCGCGACGATGTACTACTGCGATTCCCCGACGCGCGAGATCCGCGCGTGCGACTACGGCGACGACGGACGCGTGACGAACGATCGCACGTTCACGACGCTCGGCAACACGACTGCGGAGCCCGACGGCTCGACCGTGGACGCCGACGGCGGCATCTGGAACGCGCAATGGGCCGGCGCCCGCGTGGTGCGTTACGGGCCGGACGGTGTGGAAACGGATCGCGTGCCGATGCCTGTTTCGCAGCCCACCTGCGTCGCGTTCGGCGGCGCGCAACTCGACACGCTCTACGTGACGAGCGCGCGCCTCGGGCTGGAGGCGGACGTGCTCGCGCGCGAGCCGCAGGCGGGCGGCGTGTTTGCGGTGGTCACGGGCCGGCGCGGCATCGCTGAACCCTTCTTCCAGGGCGCCGCGCCGCAGGGCTAG
- a CDS encoding barstar family protein, translated as MSDNIYAHDSGVATDLFAAGEGNLFQRVMQMHATGQGRDIQGEASTMLSSNEGSTGLFKTVRPNIVQSIRAFRVQELADEANRLQQHFLYAHCANAQSKQEVLETIATSFLFPKHFGKNYDALYDCLTDLVHKAGAQPGFVIVLEGLPIAQKFDKEGRETLLDVFREAAEFWAERKVAFRVFYSFA; from the coding sequence ATGAGCGACAACATCTACGCGCACGACTCCGGGGTCGCGACGGATCTTTTCGCGGCCGGCGAGGGCAATCTGTTCCAGCGCGTCATGCAGATGCACGCCACCGGTCAGGGCAGGGACATCCAGGGCGAAGCCAGCACTATGCTTTCATCGAACGAAGGGTCCACGGGCCTGTTCAAAACGGTACGACCGAACATCGTGCAATCGATCCGCGCGTTTCGCGTGCAGGAACTGGCCGACGAAGCGAACAGGCTCCAGCAGCATTTCCTCTACGCTCACTGCGCGAACGCCCAGAGCAAGCAGGAAGTGCTGGAGACCATCGCCACGTCGTTCCTGTTTCCGAAGCACTTCGGCAAGAACTACGACGCGCTCTACGACTGCCTCACGGACCTCGTGCACAAGGCCGGCGCGCAACCCGGCTTCGTGATCGTGCTGGAAGGCTTGCCTATCGCGCAGAAGTTCGACAAGGAAGGGCGCGAGACGCTGCTTGACGTGTTTCGCGAAGCGGCCGAGTTCTGGGCCGAACGCAAGGTGGCGTTCCGCGTGTTTTACTCGTTCGCCTGA
- a CDS encoding NADP-dependent malic enzyme — MQPTVSRRSILIRTRSPPLMSNSANTKLREAALDYHEFPSPGKIAIAPTKQMINQRDLALAYSPGVAFACEEIVENPLNAARFTARSNLVGVVTNGTAVLGLGNIGPLASKPVMEGKAVLFKKFAGIDVFDIELNESDPHKLVDVIAALEPTFGGINLEDIKAPDCFIVERECRKRMKIPVFHDDQHGTAIVVAAAVTNGLKVVGKDISKVKLVASGAGAAALACLDLLVDLGLPIENILVTDLAGVVYKGRTELMDPDKERFARETSGRTLAEVIEGADIFLGLSAGGVLKPEMVKQMAAKPLILALANPTPEILPELALEVRPDAVLATGRTDYPNQVNNVLCFPFIFRGALDVGATTVTREMEIAAVNAIAELARQEQSDIVATAYGIQDLSFGPEYLIPKPFDPRLIVKIAPAVAKAAMESGVATRPIEDMEGYVQHLQQFVYHSGTTMKPIFQLARSADPEKKRIVFAEGEEERVLRAVQIVVDEKLAKPILIGRPSVIEQRIARYGLRLVAGQDYTVVNTDHDERYRDFWQTYYKLMSRKGISEQMARLEMRRRTTLIGSMLVKKGEADGMICGTISTTHRHLHFIDQLIGKRPGCSVYGAMNALVLPGRQIFLVDTHVNVDPTPEQLAEITIMAAEEVRRFGIEPKIALVSHSNFGTSNAPSAQKMRDVLEILKTRAPDLKVDGEMHGDVALDANLRREVLPDSTLEGDANLLVMPNIDAANISYNLLKTAAGNNIAIGPILLGAAKPVHVLTASATVRRIVNMTALLVADVAAARQSASVR, encoded by the coding sequence ATGCAGCCGACTGTCTCTCGAAGATCCATTCTAATCCGCACCAGAAGCCCGCCTCTCATGTCGAATTCCGCCAATACCAAGCTTCGCGAAGCCGCGCTCGATTATCACGAATTCCCGAGCCCGGGGAAGATCGCCATTGCGCCCACCAAGCAGATGATCAACCAGCGCGACCTCGCGCTCGCCTATTCGCCGGGCGTGGCGTTCGCCTGCGAGGAGATCGTCGAGAACCCGCTGAACGCGGCGCGCTTCACGGCACGCAGCAACCTCGTGGGCGTGGTGACCAACGGTACGGCAGTGCTCGGACTCGGCAACATCGGGCCGCTCGCGTCGAAGCCCGTCATGGAAGGCAAGGCGGTGCTGTTCAAGAAGTTCGCCGGCATCGACGTGTTCGACATCGAACTCAACGAATCGGACCCGCACAAGCTGGTCGACGTGATCGCCGCGCTCGAGCCGACCTTCGGCGGCATCAACCTGGAAGACATCAAGGCGCCGGACTGCTTCATCGTCGAACGCGAATGCCGCAAGCGCATGAAGATCCCCGTCTTCCACGACGACCAGCACGGCACCGCGATCGTGGTGGCCGCGGCCGTCACCAACGGCCTGAAGGTAGTGGGCAAGGACATCTCGAAGGTGAAGCTGGTGGCATCGGGTGCGGGCGCAGCGGCGCTGGCGTGCCTCGATCTGCTCGTGGACCTGGGGCTGCCCATCGAAAACATTCTCGTGACCGACCTCGCGGGCGTGGTCTACAAGGGCCGCACCGAACTGATGGACCCGGACAAGGAGCGCTTCGCACGCGAAACGAGCGGACGCACGCTTGCCGAAGTGATCGAAGGCGCCGACATTTTTCTCGGCCTGTCCGCAGGCGGCGTGCTCAAGCCCGAGATGGTCAAGCAGATGGCGGCCAAACCGCTGATCCTCGCGCTCGCGAACCCGACGCCGGAAATCCTGCCCGAACTGGCGCTCGAAGTGCGCCCGGACGCCGTGCTTGCCACGGGCCGCACGGACTATCCGAACCAGGTCAACAACGTGCTGTGCTTCCCGTTCATCTTCCGCGGCGCGCTCGACGTGGGTGCCACGACGGTGACGCGGGAAATGGAGATCGCAGCGGTCAATGCGATCGCTGAACTGGCGCGCCAGGAGCAGAGCGATATCGTCGCGACGGCCTACGGCATCCAGGACCTCTCGTTCGGCCCCGAGTATCTGATTCCGAAGCCCTTCGATCCGCGCCTGATCGTGAAGATTGCACCGGCTGTGGCGAAGGCCGCGATGGAATCCGGCGTGGCGACGCGTCCCATCGAGGACATGGAAGGCTACGTGCAGCACCTGCAGCAATTCGTCTATCACAGCGGCACGACGATGAAGCCGATCTTCCAGCTCGCGCGCAGCGCGGACCCGGAGAAGAAGCGCATCGTGTTCGCCGAGGGCGAAGAAGAGCGCGTGCTGCGCGCCGTGCAGATCGTGGTGGACGAGAAGCTGGCCAAGCCGATCCTGATCGGTCGGCCGTCGGTGATCGAGCAGCGCATTGCGCGTTATGGCCTGCGCCTCGTGGCGGGCCAGGACTACACGGTCGTCAACACCGATCACGACGAGCGTTACCGCGACTTCTGGCAGACGTACTACAAGTTGATGTCGCGCAAGGGCATTAGCGAGCAGATGGCGCGGCTCGAAATGCGCCGTCGCACCACGCTCATCGGCTCGATGCTCGTGAAGAAGGGCGAGGCCGACGGCATGATCTGCGGCACGATCAGCACGACGCATCGCCACCTGCACTTCATCGATCAGTTGATCGGCAAGCGCCCGGGCTGCAGCGTTTACGGCGCGATGAACGCGCTCGTGCTGCCGGGCCGGCAGATCTTCCTCGTCGACACGCACGTGAACGTGGACCCGACGCCGGAACAACTCGCGGAAATCACGATCATGGCGGCCGAGGAAGTGCGCCGCTTCGGTATCGAACCGAAGATCGCGCTCGTGTCGCACTCGAACTTCGGCACGAGCAACGCGCCGTCGGCCCAGAAGATGCGCGACGTGCTCGAAATCCTGAAGACGCGTGCGCCGGACCTCAAGGTGGACGGCGAAATGCACGGCGACGTGGCGCTCGACGCCAACCTGCGCCGCGAGGTGCTGCCCGACTCGACGCTCGAAGGCGACGCGAACCTGCTGGTGATGCCGAACATCGACGCCGCCAACATCTCGTACAACCTGTTGAAGACGGCGGCCGGCAACAACATCGCGATCGGGCCGATCCTGCTGGGCGCCGCCAAGCCGGTACACGTGCTGACTGCTTCGGCCACCGTGCGCCGGATCGTCAACATGACGGCGCTGCTGGTGGCGGACGTGGCGGCGGCACGCCAGAGCGCTTCGGTGCGCTGA
- a CDS encoding ribonuclease, whose protein sequence is MARKWLRNGVLVAATSAVLAAGNVGALFAGNALARELPAPVAEGSQDAQGVVTRAQLPPQAVNTLNLIAAGGPYPYDKDGVVFGNFERLLPPHRRGYYHEYTVPTPRARNRGARRIVCGGPLRRIDNCYYSDDHYASFKRIVE, encoded by the coding sequence ATGGCACGCAAGTGGCTCCGCAACGGCGTGCTAGTCGCCGCAACGAGCGCCGTCCTCGCGGCCGGCAATGTGGGCGCACTCTTCGCTGGCAACGCGCTTGCACGCGAGCTTCCCGCTCCTGTAGCGGAGGGCTCGCAAGACGCCCAGGGTGTCGTTACGCGGGCCCAGCTGCCGCCGCAGGCGGTCAATACCTTGAACCTCATAGCGGCAGGCGGACCTTACCCGTACGATAAGGACGGCGTCGTATTCGGCAACTTCGAGCGTTTGCTGCCGCCGCATCGGCGCGGCTATTACCACGAATACACCGTTCCTACGCCTCGTGCCCGCAATCGTGGCGCCCGGCGCATCGTCTGCGGCGGTCCGCTGCGTCGAATCGACAACTGTTATTACTCCGACGACCACTACGCCAGTTTTAAACGCATTGTTGAATGA
- the thiL gene encoding thiamine-phosphate kinase, whose protein sequence is MLSEFSLIDRFFARRARTGHVHHAALGIGDDCALIAPPAGEVLAVSTDMLVEGRHFFPDVDPHALGHKALAVNLSDLAAMGARPLGFTLALALPAAREEWLEAFSAGLFELADRFDCELMGGDTTAGPLNICITVFGAVPPQRALRRDAAQPGDDVWVSGTPGDARAGLGVLRGEWRADDADAAMFRHALERPEPRVALGLALRGIARAALDVSDGLAGDLQHILESSRVNAVIDADAVPRSAALARLAPDVQRRCTLAGGDDYELCFTAPPGARDAVDAAAQRAGVPVTRIGTIVPPENADAAPAIAWCDAAGNPLSLTLHGFDHFHAD, encoded by the coding sequence ATGCTTTCCGAGTTCTCGCTCATCGACCGTTTCTTCGCCCGACGTGCCCGCACGGGCCATGTCCACCACGCCGCCCTCGGTATCGGCGACGACTGCGCGCTCATCGCGCCGCCCGCCGGCGAAGTGCTGGCCGTCTCCACCGACATGCTCGTGGAAGGCCGCCATTTCTTTCCCGACGTCGATCCGCATGCGCTGGGCCACAAGGCGCTCGCCGTCAATCTCTCGGACCTCGCGGCAATGGGCGCAAGACCGCTCGGCTTCACGCTGGCGCTCGCCTTGCCCGCCGCCCGCGAAGAGTGGCTCGAAGCGTTCAGCGCCGGCCTCTTCGAACTCGCGGACCGCTTCGACTGCGAACTCATGGGCGGCGATACGACCGCCGGGCCGCTCAACATCTGCATCACCGTGTTCGGCGCGGTGCCGCCTCAACGGGCGCTGCGTCGTGATGCCGCGCAGCCCGGCGACGATGTGTGGGTCTCCGGCACGCCGGGCGACGCGCGCGCGGGACTCGGCGTGCTGCGCGGCGAATGGCGCGCCGACGACGCCGATGCCGCGATGTTCCGCCACGCGCTGGAGCGCCCCGAACCGCGCGTGGCGCTGGGGCTCGCACTGCGCGGCATCGCGCGCGCGGCGCTGGACGTGTCGGACGGCCTTGCCGGCGATCTGCAACACATTCTGGAAAGCTCACGCGTGAACGCGGTGATCGATGCGGACGCCGTGCCGCGCTCGGCCGCGTTGGCGCGCCTCGCGCCCGACGTGCAGCGCCGCTGCACGCTCGCAGGCGGCGACGACTACGAACTGTGCTTCACGGCGCCGCCCGGCGCGCGCGATGCAGTCGATGCAGCCGCGCAACGGGCGGGAGTGCCGGTGACGCGCATCGGTACAATAGTTCCTCCCGAAAACGCGGACGCCGCACCCGCCATTGCCTGGTGCGACGCGGCAGGCAACCCGCTCTCCCTGACGTTGCACGGCTTCGATCATTTCCATGCAGACTGA
- a CDS encoding 16S rRNA (uracil(1498)-N(3))-methyltransferase has translation MPRFFVDSALHSGATLPLPDDVARHVQVLRLRPGDTIELFNGEGGQFDAEIVEIGRRDIQVRVGEFRAVEAEPPYRLTLAQGVAGSDKMDWLIEKAVELGASAFVPLVTARSIVRLSGERAQRRQQHWQRIVQASCEQCGRNRLPAVAAAQEFGLWLASLPTTPVEGELRLLLSPRANQPLAALPQEAPRGNVTLLIGPEGGLSPDEEAAARECGFTAIGLGPRVLRTETAGIAVLAALAARWGGW, from the coding sequence ATGCCCCGTTTCTTTGTCGATAGCGCGCTTCATTCGGGCGCCACGCTGCCGTTGCCCGACGACGTCGCCCGTCACGTTCAGGTGCTGCGCTTGCGCCCCGGCGACACCATCGAGCTCTTCAACGGAGAAGGCGGTCAGTTCGACGCCGAAATTGTCGAGATAGGACGGCGCGATATCCAGGTGCGAGTGGGCGAGTTCCGCGCCGTGGAGGCGGAGCCGCCTTACCGGCTCACGCTGGCCCAAGGCGTTGCGGGCAGCGACAAGATGGACTGGCTGATCGAGAAGGCGGTGGAACTGGGCGCCTCGGCGTTCGTGCCGCTCGTCACGGCGCGCAGCATCGTACGGCTCAGCGGCGAGCGGGCCCAACGGCGACAGCAGCACTGGCAACGAATCGTTCAGGCTTCCTGCGAACAATGCGGCCGTAATCGGCTGCCGGCAGTCGCGGCGGCTCAGGAGTTCGGTCTCTGGCTAGCGTCGCTGCCCACCACGCCGGTTGAAGGGGAATTGCGCCTGTTGCTCTCGCCGCGCGCGAACCAGCCGCTCGCTGCCTTGCCGCAAGAGGCGCCGCGAGGAAACGTCACGCTGCTGATCGGACCCGAGGGCGGCCTCTCGCCAGACGAAGAAGCCGCTGCACGAGAATGCGGCTTCACAGCGATAGGACTCGGCCCACGCGTGCTACGCACCGAAACGGCCGGCATCGCCGTGCTTGCCGCGCTGGCGGCGCGTTGGGGCGGCTGGTGA